The Euphorbia lathyris chromosome 2, ddEupLath1.1, whole genome shotgun sequence genome includes a window with the following:
- the LOC136220260 gene encoding uncharacterized protein — translation MAPYEALYGRRCRTPLCWSEVGERQLLGPEIVQLTTEKVQIIQQKLKEAQDRQKSYADLKRRPIEYDVGDRVFLKVSPWKGLLRFGKKGKLSPRFIGPYEVVERVGPVAYRLQLSQNLSNIHDVFHVSMLRRYRSDPNHIIQEQPIELSEDLSYKEEPVAILAREQKVLRNKTIPLVKVMWHRHSCEEATWEREEDMRQQYPHLFT, via the coding sequence atggcaccttatgaagccTTATATGGAAGAAGATGTAGAACTCCATTATGTTGGTCTGAAGTAGGCGAGAGACAGTTATTAGGGCCTGAGATAGTGCAGTTGACAACAGAAAAGGTGCAAATCATACAACAAAAGTTAAAAGAAGCACAAGATAGACAAAAGAGTTATGCAGATCTGAAACGGAGACCAATTGAATATGATGTGGGAGACAGAGTATTTCTGAAAGTATCACCGTGGAAGGGTTTACTTCGGTTTGGCAAGAAAGGGAAGTTGAGTCCTAGATTCATTGGTCCATATGAAGTTGTGGAACGAGTTGGGCCAGTTGCATATCGATTACAATTGTCTCAGAATCTCTCTAATATACATGATGTATTCCATGTTTCAATGCTAAGGAGGTATAGGAGTGATCCGAATCACATTATTCAAGAGCAACCAATTGAATTGTCTGAAGACTTGTCCTATAAAGAGGAACCAGTAGCTATTCTAGCTAGAGAACAGAAAGTCCTCAGGAACAAAACCATACCACTTGTTAAAGTTATGTGGCACAGACACTCTTGTGAGGAAGCAACCTGGGAAAGAGAGGAGGATATGAGACAACAATATCCTCATTTATTCACCTAG